The Erwinia sorbitola nucleotide sequence GCGCAGCGGTATCACCATGATCGTGGTGACTCATGAAATGAGCTTTGCTCGTGAAATATCTGACCGGGTGATCTTTATGGACGGCGGAGAAATCCTCGAACAGGCCGCGCCAGAGGCGTTCTTTACTCGCCCTGCCCATCCGCGCGCCCAGCGCTTTCTGCAAAAAGTCCTGTTTCCACTGCATCCTGAATCACAGGTGGGCCTGTGAACTGGCATCCCGACTGGGCAGGAGTAGTGACCGGGCAACCCCTGCAATGGATTATCTCCGGATTTCTCACCACGCTATACGTCAGTGTGATTGCCAGCCTGTTCGCTACGCTGCTGGTTGTGCTGCTGCTGGTGCTGCGTCTCAGTCCGTCACGTGTGGCTCAGGGGGCAGTTGCGGCCTTTGTCTCCCTGTTTCGCAATACGCCACTGCTGGTGCAGCTGCTGTTCTGGTACTTCGCCGCATGGGGTGCGCTGCCGCAGACGTGGCGTTTTTATATCGGGGATATTCATCCCTGGGCTACCTTTCCCGGCGATATATCCTGGCTGACGCCCGAGTTCCTCTGTGTAGTCTGGGGGCTGGGATTATTTACTGCGGCATTTTTAGTGGAAGAGGTTCAGGCGGGGCTGAATTCGGTACCGAAAGGCCAGCGCGAAGCGGCAGTTTCACAGGGGTTCAGCCGCTGGACGCTGCTGCGGTCAATTCTGCTGCCACAGGCGCTGACCAATGCCTGGCAGCCTATCGCCGGACAGTATCTTAACCTGATGAAGCTCTCCTCGCTGGCAACCGGCATCGGCTTTTCCGAGCTGACCTATCAGGTCAGCCGGATTGAGAGTTATAACGCCCACGCTTTTGAGGGCTTCGCCGTGGGCACCGCGCTGTATCTGCTGCTGGGCGTGGTTTTGGGCGGGCTTCTGACGGCGTTCGGCCCAAAACGACCGCGTCGCCATCAGCCCAGACAGGCAGACTCCCCCCTGACGGAGCGTTCAGAAGATGGAATTTGATTATTCAGTACTGCACGATAATTTTACCTACATGCTGTGGGGAAGAGTGGCAGACGGCGAGCCGGGCGGGGTGTTACTGACGCTGATTATGGCGGTGTCAGCCGGTTTTCTCGCGCTGGTTTTTGGTGTGGTGATGGCCGCTCTGGCCTGGCGCTACGGCGGCTGGACACGCAAAGTACTGTTTATCTGGGCATCCTTTATTCGTGGGATCCCGCTGATTTTTGTGATTTTCTGGCTCTATTTCCTGCTGCCGGTGGTATTTGGCGGATCTATCCCCGGGCCGCTGACGGTGATTATTGCGCTGGCGTGGTTTACCTCTGCGGCCGTCATGCACTCAACGCTGGCGGGGCTGGAGTCTCTGCCTGGCGGACAGACCGAAGCGGGGATTGCGTCGGGCTTCAGTAAAACGCAGATCCTGGTGTTTATTCTGCTGCCGCAGGCGTGGCCCAACTTACTGCCGTCGTATCTGGGGTTACTTATTTCCCTGCTTAAAGACACGTCTCTGGCGTTTATTGTTAACGTCCCGGAGTTAACCACGGTCGCCGGACAGGTCAATAACCGGGTACAAATTTACCCCGCCGAGATCTTCCTGTTTGTTGGCGTTATCTATTATCTGTTATGCAGCGCGCTGGCGTATCTGGCAGGAAAAGGATTAAAGCAGCGCCAGGCGAGCTGAACCAGCCAGGGCGCTCCGCATGCAGCGCCCTGCATTTTATTTTACAGGCATGTTCAGACAGGCTTTCTGTGATTAAACATGGTGTTCATCGCCAGCATCAGCAGACCGACGCCCACCAGAATAAGAAAACCATAATTCAGCCAGTGGAACAGCCAGATACCGGCCACGCCTCCGGCGAGAAATGCCAGCACGGTATAAGCGTGCAGCTGCAACCGTTCAAGATAGAGGTGTGCCACTTTTGGCGATTCTTTACGGCGCAGCACATCAATCAACAGCGCAAGCTCAATGCCAATATCCGTCGCGGTACCGGAGACATGTGTGGTTCTGACCCGCGCATTAGAAATACGGGTGACCACTGCATTCTGTAGCCCCATCAGAAAACTCAGAGTGAGGATCAGCAACGCTACCGGGTGCGAGAGAATAAAGAGGCTTTCAATTATGCCCAGAGCAATCAGCGCCAGCCCCTCAATAAAGATATTCACGGCATAAATGCTGCTGATTTCCCTTCTTCTTCCTGCACTAATAATCAGGGTGGAAAAGGTGGAACCGGCAATAAACAGCATCACAATACCAAGAAAGAATAAACCCGTTTGCAGATCGAGCGTTGCCATACGCTCTGAAAGTACCGAGACGTTGCCCGTCATATTTGCCGCGAAAAAACCCACGCTTTTAAATGCGGCAGTATTCAGAGCCCCAGCCACCGCTGCCAGAGTACAAGCCAGGCGGCTATCCGTGTTGAACGTCCTTGCTTCATCAATAGTGATTAACATTAAGTGAACTCTGATCAAATACAGGATGCCTGATGATCCCCTTGTTTGTAGTGGCAAACAAGGCCCAGGAGCTTTCTGACACCAAAACCAGACATCCGGAAGGGGGATTAGAATGATGTAAGGGTATATTTTATGGGAAGTAAGGGGAAGAGGAGTAAAAAAAACCGGCGGTTGCGGGCCGCCGGGCAAGCAAAACAAGGTGCTTGACGTTATGAAAACTATTGCAGGCGGTCAATAATCGGCTTCACCACCTTAACGCCATCCCGGCCGTAAAATTGATAGAGCGAGTCCGATGCTGCCTGGGTGAGAACCATAATCTCAATGCGGCGATTGCGGGCAGCAAGAGGATTGTCTGGATCCAGCAGCATGCGATCGGCCATGGCATTCACCTGAATCACCCGCCTGGCTTCCAGCCCGCCTTTCTCCAGCACGCTTCTGGCGGCCAGCGCGCGATCGCCGGAAAGGTTCCAGTTGTTATAGCCTGCATTGTTGCGATAGTTGGCTGAGTCAGTATGGCCGTTGATCACCACCTGGTTATCAATACGGTTAAATACCGGGGCCAGTTCACTCAGCAGCCGGGTAAAGAAATGTGTCATCCGCGCACTACCGCGTGGAAACATCAGCCGGTCATTATCATCCTGGAGCAGAATACGCAGCCCTTGTGGCACCTTTTCCAGCGACAGATTTCCCTGCGCGTTAAGTTCGGCAATAATTTTTGTAATCGCCTCGCTCAGTTCATTCAGCTCCCGATCAGAACGCGACAGCACATCCTTCAGTGACTCAGTCTGCTGAGATTCCTCCGTCTCAGTCGCCTCTTTCGTATCGACGATCGCGGGGACCGGGGGGGCAATCGGCAGAGAATTGCTGCCCGAGGAGGGATCGTTAAGCGGGCTAAATGCCCCTCCGCCAAACAGTGAGACTCCGTTCAACTGGGCAACGATTTCCCGCCGCTCATCTTTCGATACTGAGCTGACAATCCACAGCACCATAAACAGCGCCATCATTGCCAGCGTAAAGTCAGCAAAGGCCACCTTCCAGGCGCCGGTATGCACGCCATGGTTAGCTTTTTTACCACCTCGTTTGATGATGGTGGTATGAGCACCCTTCTTCATTCTGGATTCTCACCCATGGCGTTCACCCAGCTGTCCAGCGTGGCAAACGTCGGTTTGGATTCCAGCGATAACATCTTACGGCCTGCATCGACGGCCAGCAGAGTGGGTTTTCCGGCAATATGGTTAACCAGCACGGTACGGATGCAGAAGAAAATAGTCATACGTTTACGCATGCACTGCTCCATGGCGTTAGCTAACGGATCCATCAGGCAGTAGCAGAAGAATACCCCGAGGAATGTGCCGACCAGTGCAGCCGCTACTTTCAGGCCAATCAACGCAATGGATCCATCGATAGACTGCATGGTGATAATAATCCCCAGTACCGCCGCACAGATGCCAAACCCTGGCATGGCTTCTGCCGTACGTTGCAGCGAGCGCGAAGGCACCAGCAGCTCGTCTTCCACCGCTTCTATTTCTGCCTCAAGCAGCCCTTCCATTTCGTGCTCGTTAATTTTACCCATCGCCATCAGGCGGAAGTTATCGGAAATAAAGGTGATAAAACCTTTATCTTTAAGTATTAACGGGTATTTTTTAAACAACACACTGTTATCAGGAACATCAATATGCTCGTCCAGCGCCTTTAAACCACCGTCCTGTACCAGTTCCAGCAGTTCATACATCAGCATTAATAACTGACGTTGAAATTCAGCGTTTTGTTCGTCTTTACTGACGGCGGCTTTTGTCTGTGACCACATCGATTTTAATACATGTTTTGGATTGGCAATAACCATTGCCCCCGCACCGGCTCCGAGAATAATGATCAGCTCGCCCGGCTGCCAGAAAGAAGCAAGGTTACCGCCGGACATTAAATATCCGCCAACCACACAGCCCAGCACCATGATTAATCCAATAAGTTTCTGCATTTTCTATCCGTTTAAAAAAAGGCCTTAATTTTTTCGCTAATCTTTTTATTCAGTTGACATACCCGAGCCTCAGTTATATCCAGGACTAAAGCGATCTCTTTCAGGCTGATTCCCTGCTGGTAATAAAGATTAATAATAATACGCTCTCGTTCATTCAGGCTGTTGAGCGCCAGCGCCAGCGTACGCTGAGTATCGACTTCCTCTTCCAGCTCGCGCCCGACAAAAGCGCCGCGGTGATCCCGCCCTTCAACGGAGAGGATCTCGTCCAGACTCTCCATGGCTCCGGCTGAATCCAGCAGCAGATATTCCTGCCACTCCTCACTGCTTAACCCCAGCTGCTGACGGGCCTCTTCATCCGTTGGCTCACGGCCAAGGCTGCGCGCCATCTCACGCAGGGCATCATTAATTTTGTGCGTTTTCTGCCGCAACGTACGTGGACGCCAGTCGTGCAGCCGGAACTGATCCAGCACCGCACCGCGCACGCGCTGCATGGCATAGCCCGCAAACTGTTCATCGGGCTTGCCATAGCGGCGCAGCGATTCCAGCAGCCCCATCAGCGCTATCTGTTCGATGTCATCGCAGTCCATCATGCCGTTCGCCTGAGGAGAGAGCTGGCGAACTACTTTTTTCACCAGGGGAAGCCACTGCATCATAAAGCGGCTCTCTTCGACGGGTGACAGCGCCGTAATATCCGTAAAGATACTCATGCTAATAGATCACTGGAAGACCATTTTAGAAATGGTCACATCTTCAAAAGGAATGGTGACATCGATGCTTTTGAATGCGCTTTTATAGCGTTCCATCATCATGCTGCGCAGCTCCGTCGCTGACATGCCGCGGACTTCGCCGTATTCCATTGAGGTCAGTATATCCACAGCAATACCCTTGATTTTAGGCAGCAGGCTTTCAGCGCGTTCCGACTGAGATTCATCATTGGTAGT carries:
- a CDS encoding amino acid ABC transporter permease; this translates as MEFDYSVLHDNFTYMLWGRVADGEPGGVLLTLIMAVSAGFLALVFGVVMAALAWRYGGWTRKVLFIWASFIRGIPLIFVIFWLYFLLPVVFGGSIPGPLTVIIALAWFTSAAVMHSTLAGLESLPGGQTEAGIASGFSKTQILVFILLPQAWPNLLPSYLGLLISLLKDTSLAFIVNVPELTTVAGQVNNRVQIYPAEIFLFVGVIYYLLCSALAYLAGKGLKQRQAS
- a CDS encoding FliA/WhiG family RNA polymerase sigma factor; this translates as MSIFTDITALSPVEESRFMMQWLPLVKKVVRQLSPQANGMMDCDDIEQIALMGLLESLRRYGKPDEQFAGYAMQRVRGAVLDQFRLHDWRPRTLRQKTHKINDALREMARSLGREPTDEEARQQLGLSSEEWQEYLLLDSAGAMESLDEILSVEGRDHRGAFVGRELEEEVDTQRTLALALNSLNERERIIINLYYQQGISLKEIALVLDITEARVCQLNKKISEKIKAFF
- the motA gene encoding flagellar motor stator protein MotA, producing MQKLIGLIMVLGCVVGGYLMSGGNLASFWQPGELIIILGAGAGAMVIANPKHVLKSMWSQTKAAVSKDEQNAEFQRQLLMLMYELLELVQDGGLKALDEHIDVPDNSVLFKKYPLILKDKGFITFISDNFRLMAMGKINEHEMEGLLEAEIEAVEDELLVPSRSLQRTAEAMPGFGICAAVLGIIITMQSIDGSIALIGLKVAAALVGTFLGVFFCYCLMDPLANAMEQCMRKRMTIFFCIRTVLVNHIAGKPTLLAVDAGRKMLSLESKPTFATLDSWVNAMGENPE
- the lafU gene encoding putative lateral flagellar export/assembly protein LafU, with the translated sequence MKKGAHTTIIKRGGKKANHGVHTGAWKVAFADFTLAMMALFMVLWIVSSVSKDERREIVAQLNGVSLFGGGAFSPLNDPSSGSNSLPIAPPVPAIVDTKEATETEESQQTESLKDVLSRSDRELNELSEAITKIIAELNAQGNLSLEKVPQGLRILLQDDNDRLMFPRGSARMTHFFTRLLSELAPVFNRIDNQVVINGHTDSANYRNNAGYNNWNLSGDRALAARSVLEKGGLEARRVIQVNAMADRMLLDPDNPLAARNRRIEIMVLTQAASDSLYQFYGRDGVKVVKPIIDRLQ
- a CDS encoding amino acid ABC transporter permease — encoded protein: MNWHPDWAGVVTGQPLQWIISGFLTTLYVSVIASLFATLLVVLLLVLRLSPSRVAQGAVAAFVSLFRNTPLLVQLLFWYFAAWGALPQTWRFYIGDIHPWATFPGDISWLTPEFLCVVWGLGLFTAAFLVEEVQAGLNSVPKGQREAAVSQGFSRWTLLRSILLPQALTNAWQPIAGQYLNLMKLSSLATGIGFSELTYQVSRIESYNAHAFEGFAVGTALYLLLGVVLGGLLTAFGPKRPRRHQPRQADSPLTERSEDGI
- a CDS encoding YoaK family protein, whose translation is MLITIDEARTFNTDSRLACTLAAVAGALNTAAFKSVGFFAANMTGNVSVLSERMATLDLQTGLFFLGIVMLFIAGSTFSTLIISAGRRREISSIYAVNIFIEGLALIALGIIESLFILSHPVALLILTLSFLMGLQNAVVTRISNARVRTTHVSGTATDIGIELALLIDVLRRKESPKVAHLYLERLQLHAYTVLAFLAGGVAGIWLFHWLNYGFLILVGVGLLMLAMNTMFNHRKPV